CGCGCGGCTGGGGACCGTGCACGGTGCCACCGCCGGTGAACTGCGGTGCACGCGTCGAACCCTGACGGGCGCGGCCGGTGCCCTTCTGCCGGTACGGCTTCTTGCCGCCACCACGGACGTCGCCGCGGGTTTTGGTCGCATGCGTGCCCTGACGCTTGGCCGCCAACTGCGCCTCGACGACCTGATGCATCAGCGCAATGTTCGCCTCGACGTCGAACAGCTCGGCGGGCAGCTCCACGGAGCCGTCCTTCTTACCCGCCGGGGTGTGGACATCAATCTTTAGAGCCATTACTTCTCGCCTCGCTTGATTGCGCTGCGGACCATCACCAGTCCGCCGTTGCGGCCGGGGATGGCGCCCTTGATCAACAGCACGCCGTTCTCGGCATCGACCTTGTGCACCAACAGGTTCTGCGTCGTCACGCGGTCGTTACCCATGCGACCCGACATGCGGGTGCCCTTGAACACGCGGCCCGGCGTCGCGCAGCCACCGATCGAACCCGGGCGGCGGTGCACCGCCTGGGCACCGTGGCTGGCGCCCTGACCCCGGAAGCCGTGCCGCTTCATGGTGCCCGCGAAGCCCTTACCCTTCGAGGTCCCCGTCACGTCGACATAGGTGCCGTCGGAGAAGATCTCGGCGGTCAGCTCCTGACCGAGCTCGTACTCAGCGGCGGCGGCCTCGTCGTCGAGCCGCAGCTCGGCGAGGTGGCGGCGCGGGTTCACACCGGCGGCCGCATACTGGCCCGTCACCGGCTTGTTCACCTTGCGTGGGCTGATCTCGCCGTACGCGAGCTGCACGGCCGAGTAGCCGTCGCGCTCGGGCGTGCGGATGCGGGTGACGACGTTGGGGCCGGCCTTGACGACCGTCACCGGCACGACCCGGTTGTTCTCGTCGAACACCTGCGTCATGCCCAGCTTGGTGCCCAGAATTCCTTTTCTAGCCATGAATCCGTGGTCTCCTACTGGATGTTGACGTCGACACTGGCCGGCAGATCGATGCGCATGAGAGCGTCAACGGTCTTCGGCGTCGGGTCGAGGATGTCGATCAGCCGCTTGTGCGTACGCATCTCGAAGTGCTCCCGCGAGTCCTTGTACTTGTGCGGGGAGCGGATGACGCAATACACGTTCTTCTCGGTCGGCAGCGGCACCGGGCCGACCACACTGGCGCCCGTCCGGGTGACCGTCTCGACGATCTTGCGCGCCGAGGCGTCGATCGCCTCATGGTCGTAGGCCTTCAGCCTGATGCGGATCTTCTGTCCCGCCACGCTTCTCCTACCTCACTACTAACGGGCCCGTCCTGGGCCTGGTCTGTAGCCGCGCTCCAGGACCAACCCGGTCGCGCAGCCCTAGCCGCCGCTGTTTACCTGTCTGTGGTTCACCGACCCCCGCGCTCGGGTGTGTCGCCCTCACGCACACTCGCCCGCGTCGGAAATCCGTCACGCTCGAGGTGGGGACCGGACGCGCCCGTTCGGGCGCCGGTCGTATGCCCCATGCCAGACAGTCCCGAAGGGGTGCCGTCCCGGCTCAAGGCAACCTGAACAGTATGCCCTAGATCCTGGCGTGCTCCAAATCCCTGCTCACCCGCCCGGGCCAGGCCATATCCGCCGGTGAGTGGCCCGATCCCTGAGCAGTCTCGGCGAGGGGTTGGGCGGGGTTTTACGCCAGATAAGTGCCGTGGCCCTCGCGGACCAGGCCGTCGGCGTCGAAGGTCAGCACCTCGTTGACCGACTCGCCGCGATGGTTGGTGTAGTTGATGACCAGCGTCGACTCGCCCCGATAGACCCCTACGACCTCGAAGTGCAGCCCGGGTAACGACTCCAACGCCGTCGCCCAGTAGTGCCGAAGCGCGTCCTTGCCGCGCACCACTCCCCCGCTGTCCGGAACCACCCGCGCCGCGACGGGTGAGGTGAAGACCACGTCGTCGCGGAAATGCGCGAGCACGGCGTCGACGTCGTGGGCGTTCCACGCGTTGACCCACTGATCGGCGAACGTATGCGGGTCGGGTGTCGGCATCTCGATCAACCTTTCAACCCCGCCCAGAACGGGCACTGGTGCGTCTGCTCGAACGACGTGATGACGCGGCTGCCGCCGGGCTGCAGCGACATCCGTTCGCCGGCATCGCCCGGGGTCAACCGGGGCCAATCGGAGCCGGGCGAACCGGTCGCGACGAAGCGGCTGACGTAGTCGATCATCTGCTCGGAGAGGCGCTCCTGCGCCGCGTTCAGCGACGGCGCCCCTCCCACGTCGAACAGATACCGCAGTTCCAGAGAATGCGCTGCGCCGATCGGGAAGGGCGCTTCGCGTATCGGCTCGGGTGCGGGCGCGTCGGGATCGTCGAATACGAATGAATACACCGGAGCGTGCGTGGCGAGCGTGTCCGCCAGTTCGTCGGCGTCGCAGGCGAACACGCCGTCGGTCGTCGCCGTCGAAAAGGCAAGCGGCACACTGCCTCCGAACCGCTCCGGTGGGTACTGCCGACCAACTGCCGCGGCATTGGCACCGAAGGCTTCGGCGAGCAACTCCGGGTAGTGCGGGGTGTCCATCGGGCGCCCGCGAACGAACTGCAGCGCGGTGAACAGGTTGAACTCGTCGGCCGTCGTGCCGATCATCACCGGGACCTTCGCGGCGCGACCTTGGGCGGCGCCGCGCATCGGGTCCACCGGAAGCGCCGTCGTGCCCGTCACCGGTCCACTGAGTTGTTCGGTGCCGATACGGCCGTAGAACAGCGGTCGCTGCAGCTTGTCCGCCGGCAGCGCACGTAGACACTGCGCCGCCGTCGCAGCATCACCGCAGCCTTCCTCCGCCGCGTACTGCAGGCTCACTTTCTCCGCGGCAGGCAGATCGACTTGGGCCTGACACGGCCCACTGAAGACGATCGCCGCTCGGAACAACCCGGCCGAGTCGGGCGCCACGAGGTGGTCGCAGACCGACATTCCGCCTGCCGACTCACCGGCGATCGTCACCTGGTCCGGGTCGCCACCGAAGTCGGCGATGTTGTCACGCACCCAGCGCAACGCGGCCTGCTGGTCGGCGAGCCCATAGTTGCCCTGCCCCAGCGCGGGGTGGGCCAGAAAACCGAGTGCGCCAAGCCGGTAGTTGATGGTCACGACGACCATGTCGCCGCGGGCGGCCAACCGCCGTGAGTTGTAGATGTCGCCGCTGCCGGCGAGGAAGCTGCCGCCGTGAATCCACACCATCACCGGGCGCTTCTCGGTCGACGGCGGCGGCGTCCACACGTTGAGCGACAGGCAGTCCTCCCCGGTGGGGCGACGATCCTCGGCGCTGATGTCCTGCACACACTGCGCTCCCGGGCGGGTCGCATCGCGGAAGCCGTCCCACGGCACGACCGGCGCCGGAGGCTGCCACCGTAGTGGCCCGACCGGCGGTGCAGCATAAGGGATTCCGGCGAAATAGCGGTGATCGAGCGAGGTGGTTCCGCGCACCGCCCCGGCCTGCGTGTGGACGACGGCCGGGTCGTCGGGCACCACGATCGGGTCCCGGTTGGCGGCGGACTCCCCGAGACCACATCCGCCCAGCACGACCACGGCGGCCATCAGCAATGCTGCCGCCCGCCGGCCCCGCCCCGCCGTTGCCCTGCGCACCCCGCGAGCCTACTGACACCTCACGGGACGACCGGTCGCTCGATCATTTACTATGGCGTCACACCAACACTTGACACCTGTCAAGAACGCCGGAGCGAGGTACCCATGAGCACGCCGACCATCGATGACGCTGCCAAAGTGCTGGCCGACCCGAAGGCCTACGCCGACGAGCCCAGACTGCACGCCGCGCTGACCCACCTACGCAAGAACGCCCCGGTATCCCTGGTCGACGTGCCCGACTTCTATCCGTTCTGGGCGATCACCAAGCACGCGGACATCATGGCCATCGAGCGGGACAACGAGCTGTGGATCAACGCCCCGCGCCCGATGCTGATCACCAAGGACAAGGACGATCTGGCCAAGGCCAACCTCGAAGCCGGCGGCGGGCTGCGCACGCTGATCCACATGGACGATCCGCTGCATCGCGACATCCGCAAGATCGGTGCCGACTGGTTCCGCCCGAAGGCGATGCGCGCGCTGAAGACCCGCGTTGACGAGCTGGCCAAGATCTACGTCGACAAGATGGTCGAGAAGGGGCCGGAGTGCGACTTCGTTCAAGAGGTCGCGGTGAATTTCCCGCTGTACGTGATCCTTTCGCTGCTGGGCCTGCCTGAGTCCGACTTCTCCCGGATGCTCAAGCTCACTCAGGAGCTCTTCGGTAACGAGGACGAGGAGATGAACCGCGGCTCGAGCGCGGAGGACCTCAACGCCGTCATCCTCGACTTCTTCAACTACTTCACTGCGCTGACCGCCGAACGCCGCAAGAACCCGACCGAAGACCTGGCGTCGGCGATCGCCAACGCCAAAATCGACGGCGAGTACCTCAACGACGTCGACTGCCTGTCCTACTACGTGATCGTCGCCAGTGCGGGCCACGACACCACCAGTGCGGCGATCTCGGGCGGCCTGCTGGCGTTGGTCGAGAACCAGGACCAGCTGGCGCGCCTCAAGGCGCAGCCGGAACTGATGGGCACCGCGGTCGAGGAGATGATCCGCTGGACCACCCCGGTCAAGGAGTTCATGCGCACCGCCACCGCCGACACCGAGGTGCGTGGCGTGCCGATCAAAGAGGGCGAATCGGTTCTGCTGTCCTATGTTTCGGCGAACCGGGACGAGGAGATCTTCGACGAGCCGTTCCGCTTCGACGTCGGCCGCGACCCCAACAAGCACCTCTCGTTCGGATACGGCGTGCACTTCTGCCTCGGCGCCGCACTGGCACGCATGGAGATCAACAGCTTCTTCAGCGAGCTGGTGCCACGGCTGGACTCGATCGAGCTGGCCGGCAAGCCCGAGTTCATCGCGTCGACGTTCGTCGGCGGGCTCAAGCGCGTGCCGATCAGGTACTCGGTTCGCTAAGGGACACCGGCCAGTCCGGGTCATCGATCGAAATAGCATTCCGGGTCGCTACGACGCACTTTTCACAGCCCTGGCTTCACGTTCGAAGAAGCGGTAGCCCTGTGCTGGAGCCCGACCTCGCGACGCAAAGTGGTGTCGGTCACATAGACTGCTCTTGACACCCGTCAAGTCGTCCCGAGGAGCTTCATGAGCACGTCCACGATGGACCAGGAATCACAGGAGGCCGCCAAGGTCTTCGTAGATCCGACGGCGTACGCCGACGACGACCGGCTGCACGCCGCGCTCGCTCATCTTCGGGCGCACAACCCGGTCCCCTATGTGGATCACGAGCCGTACCGGCCGTTCTACGCGATCACCAAGCACGCCGACATCATGGCCATCGAGCGTGAGAACAATCTATGGCTTTCCGAACCGCGCCCGCTGCTCGTCACTGCCGAGGCCGATGACTTCGGCAAGCAGCAGCTGGAGGCCGGTATGGGACTGCGGACGCTGATTCACATGGACGACCCGCACCACCGCGACGTCCGCAAGATCGGCGCGGACTGGTTCCGCCCCAAGGCAATGCGCGATCTGAAGGTCAACGTCGACGCGCTGGCCAAGCGCTACGTCGACAAGATGCGTGACATCGGCCCGGAATGCGATTTCGTGACCGAGATCGCCGTCAACTTCCCGCTGTACGTGATCATGTCGCTGCTGGGTCTGCCGGAAGAGGATTTCCCGCGCATGCATCAGCTCACCCAGGAGATGTTCGGCGGCGACGATGAGGAGTACAACAAGCGCGGCCAATCTCCCGAAGAACAGCTCACGATTCTGCTCGACTTCTTCAACTACTTCGCCCAGCTGACAGCGTCGCGTCGCGAGCACCCGACCGACGACCTCGCGTCGGCGATCGCCAACGGCCGCATCGACGGTGAGCCGCTCTCCGACGTCGACACCGCCTCCTACTACGTGATCGTCGCCAGCGCGGGCCACGACACCACCAAGGACGCCATCTCCGGCGGACTGCTCGCACTCATCGAGAACCCCGGCGAGCTGGACCGACTGCGAAAGGATCCCGGACTGATGGGCACCGCGGTGGAGGAGATGATCCGGTGGACGACGCCGGTCAAGGAGTTCATGCGCACCGCCGCCGAGGACACCGAAGTGCGCGGGGTGCCGATCAAGAAGGGCGAATCCGTCTATCTGGCTTACGTTTCCGGCAACCGGGACGAAGAGGTCTTCGACGAGCCGTTCCGCTTCGACGTCGGCCGCGACCCCAACAAGCACGTCGCGTTCGGTTACGGTGTGCACTTCTGCCTTGGTGCCGCGCTGGCCCGGATGGAGATGGCCAGCCTGTTCACCGAACTGGTGCCGCGACTGGAGTCCATCGAA
The nucleotide sequence above comes from Mycolicibacterium moriokaense. Encoded proteins:
- the rplC gene encoding 50S ribosomal protein L3, producing the protein MARKGILGTKLGMTQVFDENNRVVPVTVVKAGPNVVTRIRTPERDGYSAVQLAYGEISPRKVNKPVTGQYAAAGVNPRRHLAELRLDDEAAAAEYELGQELTAEIFSDGTYVDVTGTSKGKGFAGTMKRHGFRGQGASHGAQAVHRRPGSIGGCATPGRVFKGTRMSGRMGNDRVTTQNLLVHKVDAENGVLLIKGAIPGRNGGLVMVRSAIKRGEK
- the rpsJ gene encoding 30S ribosomal protein S10, which encodes MAGQKIRIRLKAYDHEAIDASARKIVETVTRTGASVVGPVPLPTEKNVYCVIRSPHKYKDSREHFEMRTHKRLIDILDPTPKTVDALMRIDLPASVDVNIQ
- a CDS encoding nuclear transport factor 2 family protein, coding for MPTPDPHTFADQWVNAWNAHDVDAVLAHFRDDVVFTSPVAARVVPDSGGVVRGKDALRHYWATALESLPGLHFEVVGVYRGESTLVINYTNHRGESVNEVLTFDADGLVREGHGTYLA
- a CDS encoding carboxylesterase/lipase family protein yields the protein MAAVVVLGGCGLGESAANRDPIVVPDDPAVVHTQAGAVRGTTSLDHRYFAGIPYAAPPVGPLRWQPPAPVVPWDGFRDATRPGAQCVQDISAEDRRPTGEDCLSLNVWTPPPSTEKRPVMVWIHGGSFLAGSGDIYNSRRLAARGDMVVVTINYRLGALGFLAHPALGQGNYGLADQQAALRWVRDNIADFGGDPDQVTIAGESAGGMSVCDHLVAPDSAGLFRAAIVFSGPCQAQVDLPAAEKVSLQYAAEEGCGDAATAAQCLRALPADKLQRPLFYGRIGTEQLSGPVTGTTALPVDPMRGAAQGRAAKVPVMIGTTADEFNLFTALQFVRGRPMDTPHYPELLAEAFGANAAAVGRQYPPERFGGSVPLAFSTATTDGVFACDADELADTLATHAPVYSFVFDDPDAPAPEPIREAPFPIGAAHSLELRYLFDVGGAPSLNAAQERLSEQMIDYVSRFVATGSPGSDWPRLTPGDAGERMSLQPGGSRVITSFEQTHQCPFWAGLKG
- a CDS encoding cytochrome P450; this encodes MSTPTIDDAAKVLADPKAYADEPRLHAALTHLRKNAPVSLVDVPDFYPFWAITKHADIMAIERDNELWINAPRPMLITKDKDDLAKANLEAGGGLRTLIHMDDPLHRDIRKIGADWFRPKAMRALKTRVDELAKIYVDKMVEKGPECDFVQEVAVNFPLYVILSLLGLPESDFSRMLKLTQELFGNEDEEMNRGSSAEDLNAVILDFFNYFTALTAERRKNPTEDLASAIANAKIDGEYLNDVDCLSYYVIVASAGHDTTSAAISGGLLALVENQDQLARLKAQPELMGTAVEEMIRWTTPVKEFMRTATADTEVRGVPIKEGESVLLSYVSANRDEEIFDEPFRFDVGRDPNKHLSFGYGVHFCLGAALARMEINSFFSELVPRLDSIELAGKPEFIASTFVGGLKRVPIRYSVR
- a CDS encoding cytochrome P450 — encoded protein: MSTSTMDQESQEAAKVFVDPTAYADDDRLHAALAHLRAHNPVPYVDHEPYRPFYAITKHADIMAIERENNLWLSEPRPLLVTAEADDFGKQQLEAGMGLRTLIHMDDPHHRDVRKIGADWFRPKAMRDLKVNVDALAKRYVDKMRDIGPECDFVTEIAVNFPLYVIMSLLGLPEEDFPRMHQLTQEMFGGDDEEYNKRGQSPEEQLTILLDFFNYFAQLTASRREHPTDDLASAIANGRIDGEPLSDVDTASYYVIVASAGHDTTKDAISGGLLALIENPGELDRLRKDPGLMGTAVEEMIRWTTPVKEFMRTAAEDTEVRGVPIKKGESVYLAYVSGNRDEEVFDEPFRFDVGRDPNKHVAFGYGVHFCLGAALARMEMASLFTELVPRLESIELAGKPELAATTFVGGLKHLPIRYAVR